From Oncorhynchus keta strain PuntledgeMale-10-30-2019 chromosome 8, Oket_V2, whole genome shotgun sequence:
GATAACATAATTGAAAGTAGACAATACTGGAGTGCAGCAGACGATCCAATGTTGAATATTGTTTAATTCAAAAACCACTCCGATGTGTGCATGTTGTTTCCTTTCCTGAACATTTGTCTGAATTCATCTCTATTTCCCCCCAAAATGAGAGGATGTGGAAAAAACTCCCCTTTTTCTCAATCAGAATCGCCTATTTCTTTTTTATTTTCCAAGTCCGGTTATTTTTTTCCCCTGGTCTATCTGTACTTCCAGAGTCCCACTGAAGGATTTCAAAGGCACTTTGGGATGGATTTTCCTGCAGCTAAAGTGCTGACTGCAGGCCTCTTTCTGGTTGGTAAGGGGGACAGATTGCTCacgcttctccctctcctctccactgcaGGTACTCTGGAAGGACACAAACATCCTCTCACTGCATGCATTTAGATAAGGAAGTATTCTAAAACATGCTGGAAAATGCATTAGCTTTCAGATATGTATACAGTATTACTTTGAATCACGACACAGGAATCCTCCTTGGGGGTGATGTGAAATAGCTGTGTTTTCTTCAACAGCTCAAATCTTCTCTACAGGAATTGTTGTGGTTTACTTTGACTAATGAGCCATGTGTTCTGTAGAGACAGAAGTAATTCTCTTTCCAATCTAATATTGACATTAAGGATCGATGTGGTCTACCCATAATGATGTCCTCACAATCTGCCCCAGGGAGACGCTTCCAGTACGCCTATATAGCGTTGATAATAAGTGAACCTTATCACAACAGCTATCTATTGTTGGTAATTCAAAAAGATTCCTCAATGGAAAGGCAATATGGCTAAAACAATTACCATGCATTTCACTCTAATGGTTTTATCATAAAGAAGAAGCCAACTTCCCAGTGGAACAGTTTCATAAAAATGGTTTAAATTGACTTTGCATTGTTCATGCAAATGGCAGTTGCTATTGTTCTTCTCATTTGCCAAACATCACAATTCATGGACCATACAGAATCAGGACAGGCAGTAACATTACGTGCAAATaaattattcatatttttttataacatGTCATAACATATCAATTTCAACCTTACACGATGTACTATCAATTATTCACCTGTTATTAATATGACTGATAAAATCaatataaaacatttaaacaaatgtttttttaagAATAGTCAGTATTTTTATCCAGTTCATATGAACATTCCATCTTCTTAAAAATATTTTTTGCTTCCATAAGAGCATGTTTGCCCAAAAAAAAAACGATCTCAAAACATTCATCAGTGTGAAATGTCAAAGCAGTCTTACAAACAAATAGAAACATAAAGGACtgacaaaacatgcatcctttgAAAATAGAGATTCCCCATCAAGGGCTCTGCACCTCCATATTATCTATTAATGTGTCTTTCTTGAAGAACTTCAGGTTACGGATGGACCTCCACACCCCCACGTAACTGTCACTCACAGACTGGCTGGCCCGGTTCTCGCTATGGAAGGCCTCTCTCTGGAGTTCTACAAACTCCATACTGTTGCTGGTGTCTTGAGGTGGGTAGTCACTGAGGCGCTGATCATTGAGTAGGTGCTCCTGTGTGGGGATAGATCCTTCGATCAATCCTCCGTCAGACCCTCTGCGACCATTGGGCAGGGGCTCCAGGTCTCCGTTGGGTGGCTTCTTCTCGATGTAAGGCTGTCCAGGCAGAGTTTCGTCCTTGCTTTGCtcctccaggtcctggtagagggtctTCCTCCTGGTCTCAAAGTACTTGACGATACAGTAGGTGATCGAACCCACCGTGTTGACCACCACGCCGGCCACAAACAGCCTGGTGGGCTCCACGTCGCTGAAGGCCACCATGCCCACTGTGATGGTGGCGATGCTCTTTACCACGCCCACGAAGCTGGTGGTGACGGCAGAGTTGATGTAGGTGCACTGCAGCGTGGTAAAGTTCATGGCACAGCCGATGAGGATGCAGATGGAGAAGATGCCAGAGATGAAGGGGTTACTCCAGCCCGTGTAGCTCCACATGTTGATGGAGTCCATGCTGACGATGGAGCAGATTAAGAGAACTGGGGAGGCCATGATGGCGATGGAATACTGGGCCGTGAGGGGGCCATATTCACTGTCTATGCTGGTCTTCTGGATCAGGACCAGGTAGGAGGCGTGGATGATCACAGCCAGGACACCCGTCACGTAGCCAAACGGGTCACCCGTCACGTCACCAGACCCTGAGTTAACACAGACACCGTGTCACAATAAGAACCGCAGTGGTGAGAGAACAGCAAAATAAAATACGCGATTACTTTTTTTTCTCAAAACTTTCTTATTGTCAAAAATTATCCCGTGTTTAATCAGCTCTCTGAGTGTTAAATATAACACTTTTTCAGTCTATATGGGTCCACACTTTACTAACACTTTGCTTAGATCTAATGCTATTACTCTCAGTGTTAGAGAATTAACCCCTGTAGTGTTGTAGTAACTCGTTTTTGGGTGTTGCTTTAACACTGTAGGGTGTaaagccttatttgcatatttcccagtgtGCTTTTCCATGAATTGTGGAGTTACCAGTACCATCCATGACTGTGTTTGATAGTGACATAGTTATTGCATTCCATGGCATTCAGTCCTGTAGCCTTCATCAAGTCAGTGCCTGTGTGAATATGTTATCATTGAAATTAAACTCTTTATGGCAACACATTACATATATCATAAGACCTTACTTTGACGGCCTAGATTTACCCTAACGCAGTGGTCTGAAACTCCTTGTTTGGAGGCCAAATCAGGCAAgtttatgctggcttgcaaagtgatatgtaattcctattggaatctaTCCACACAGGCTGATGATATCCAACAATTTTAACTTCTAGTCACCTGCaatctgcattcagaatgactgccaagGTAAGGAAGACTACCTAAACCATCTGAACTGGAATAACCATCTCAGTAACGGGTGTGATAAGTCCAACTCCACAGATAACTCTTGAATCAAGtctagaaatgttacactgaaaaaccaacactaggtaacactggccaatttgcGGTGTGGATGTAATGGCTCTTCTGAATGTAGTGTGGAGACATCTTTAACACATCCTATCCATATGATGGCGCAATGGGGACAGAGCAAGGTGGCGCATTTTCCTCACAGTATCAGCAACATTCAGAACTTCTGCATCTGTATACTTTACAATGGCACCTTTTTAGAAAACAGGAATCACTTTAACTTGTTTTTTTTGTAATCCCCAGtaggcaaaaactggttgaatcaggTTTCCACGTCATTTTTAAAAAACGATATAGACgtagaaaactgattggatttacaAAAAGTAATCAACTGAAAAGGGAATtttgattaaatatatatatatatataaatccaaTAGTGACTTGTGTTTTACTTGAACTCAAGTTAGTTGAGAACTCAACCAGACTTAAATCACAACAAAACCTTGAAATgacgtttgtgcccagtgggcagGTTGGTGTATTTGTAATATTGGCTCTTGGATGAATTATCGCTTGTATGCAGTAATTTGAAGCCCATACACTCACCACTTTTAACTGCGTAATATGCACCATATGGATAGGCAATTTAGAATAAATCATAATGTTTCGTTCCTACTTAACTTGATGTATAAGTATAATAATACGTGTAATTTTACCAGCTAATGCTGCTCCCCCGGTAGTGATGAGCACCGCGGTTATGACCCCCACTGATGGAGTTCCGTTCTTCAGAATGCACACGCCGATACCCAGGGTGGCCAACGGTAGACAACGTTTGAAAACCACATACATGGGTAGACTCAGTCCTCTGAGAGACCATAGTGTCAGAGTGGACTGTAATGTGGACAGAATACAAACACTTCCGAAGACTTTGGCTAGTTGAAGGCTGAACGGAGGTATGTCTACTTTTCCCAGTCTCCTTAGTATCTCAAGTGTAACCGCCGCCAATGTGCTGGTGAGGCACTGGATGAGAGTGAGGTAGTTGAAGTTATAGGTCGTGATGAGAAATTTTAGCAAAATGTTCAACGATCCCGAGAAAAATCCATGAGCAACAGCGACGGAGATACCAAGAAAACGACCTTTACAAACTTCCATGGTTGCCTTGAATTTCCCTTTACGCAAGAGCAAGGAAAATAACGGTGAGTCCTTATTGTGCGCTCAGTCCCTTTGAATAAAGTGTATACTGTACAGCCTTTCTCCTTGAGAGCACAGCTGTAAATGTCCAAGTTATTAATGTCAAGAAAAAAATCGATTGCAAGCAGGACCTTTCAATACAACGGGGTCCGTAAAACAAATAGAGGCTGGTCCCAAAACGTTGAAGATAAAAAAGCTTGGGAATGTTACGCAAATGTTTGAATATGCGTATTTCATCAATTAAATCACCTTTTCTGTTCGTGAGGTTCTAGCTTACTTACTTTGGTGTCACATGCTGTTGGATACAGCACAGAGACTGCGAGGTGAGCTGTTGTGAAATAACTAAACCCGACAGTATATTACCTCTAGAACAGAGCAGCATGAGCGCAACACTTGAGCGCTTAAGTTGCCACGTTGAATAACACATTTGCCGCAACTGTGGTTGGTTGCCTTTTACCCACAATAACGGACGTAGGAACCAGCCTACTTACTTTTAAGGACTTTACCAGTCTGTTTTATTTACATATTGCAGTCCCCGGACCAATTACAACGCTTTGCAAACGCATGAAATCGGCGTAAATTAGACTAAATTGTAGTGCCGCGATGAACGGGGACCAGGGCACATGGACCCAGTTAATTTTCTTCAAGGGACATAACGTTGAGGGGAACCCTCCTCTATAGTGTTACCTCAACCATGCATTACTGTCTCTGATGTATTTAAAACAAAACTCTCTCTGTAGATTGATTTTGACCACGACAATTCAGCTTCCAGTGTGAAAAATCCAAATGATGGAGGATCATTCAAATAAAATAGGCATAAAGTTAGTATGTTTCATAATTAAATCCCATTTGAAGCAAAGAAAGGCACACTCATATACATATATTTCCCTTGTAAGTTTTCCCATGTCGACCAGTAGGAATTATGTGTGATAAGAATGCATCCAGTGTGATTGCAATTGAGTCCATAGCGCTAAGCAAATCTTGATGAGACAAGCATAAAGaaaccaaaacaaacaaacactaaAATAAACGTAGCCCTATAGGCAAAATAATAAACCGGTGAAAGACAATGACTTCAGTCTATATGCAAACAAAGAAGCAATAGCAAAGAAGATTGTAAAATACTAATTCCAAGAGGGTTGGAGCCTATTTCAGATTGGTGCAATCAGACAGCTCGCCTGTGTGCAGTCACTTTTATTATGAAATGTACTcacacagaagaagaaaaaaatggtCTCCAGAGAACATTTGGTTCAGGCCTCCacagcttttattttttatttaacctttatttaactaagtaagtcagttaagaacaaattcttatttacaatgaaggccaaACTCTAAGGATGCTGTGCTCCACCCAATTggtctcccaatcacggccagctgtgctacagcctggaatcgaacctgggtctgtagtgacacctcaagcactgagatgcagtgccttagaatgcTGCACCAATCGGAAGCCCAACTCATATGCATAAAGCAGCATAAAGCTGGGATTGATGAGGGCTAAATTAGggctctctcccctcacctctcccaccagGGCACAGAGAACATTCTGTCAGATTCATGACATTTACTTTCATATCCGTAGAATGAACATTTTAATGCAATGGAAAGTCTGACAAGATCATGGATAGAGTTCAAGCCTGTGTGTCGAGTTATATGGCCAGGTTTGTTTCTCCTTGGTCGAGGACGCAGAGAAATTAAGTAAATAATCAAATGCATTTCAACCCCTCACTAAATCAGTACACTATCACTAAATACACCAATATGACCATACATTCTACCAACAATAAGGACAAACAGCAGATCATCAGGCATTTTGTTGGCACGTGTTTGAGTTGAGCAACCTTCAtataaaactctctctctctctctcagacgggGAGGAATCCCCGCTTCCCCATCTGTATTCAGACTCTGTTGTGTGTGCGGGCTAGGATGACGCGTTCCCACAGCCCCCCTTTTAGTAGAATCATTATGAAAGCCGCAGTGAAGCTTTGGCAAACGCCACGGCCATGATTGAAACGCACTGCCATCCTAAaagtcctctctc
This genomic window contains:
- the LOC118386849 gene encoding solute carrier family 35 member D3 isoform X1, with the translated sequence MEVCKGRFLGISVAVAHGFFSGSLNILLKFLITTYNFNYLTLIQCLTSTLAAVTLEILRRLGKVDIPPFSLQLAKVFGSVCILSTLQSTLTLWSLRGLSLPMYVVFKRCLPLATLGIGVCILKNGTPSVGVITAVLITTGGAALAGSGDVTGDPFGYVTGVLAVIIHASYLVLIQKTSIDSEYGPLTAQYSIAIMASPVLLICSIVSMDSINMWSYTGWSNPFISGIFSICILIGCAMNFTTLQCTYINSAVTTSFVGVVKSIATITVGMVAFSDVEPTRLFVAGVVVNTVGSITYCIVKYFETRRKTLYQDLEEQSKDETLPGQPYIEKKPPNGDLEPLPNGRRGSDGGLIEGSIPTQEHLLNDQRLSDYPPQDTSNSMEFVELQREAFHSENRASQSVSDSYVGVWRSIRNLKFFKKDTLIDNMEVQSP
- the LOC118386849 gene encoding solute carrier family 35 member D3 isoform X2 — its product is MCYSTWQLKRSSVALMLLCSRGSGDVTGDPFGYVTGVLAVIIHASYLVLIQKTSIDSEYGPLTAQYSIAIMASPVLLICSIVSMDSINMWSYTGWSNPFISGIFSICILIGCAMNFTTLQCTYINSAVTTSFVGVVKSIATITVGMVAFSDVEPTRLFVAGVVVNTVGSITYCIVKYFETRRKTLYQDLEEQSKDETLPGQPYIEKKPPNGDLEPLPNGRRGSDGGLIEGSIPTQEHLLNDQRLSDYPPQDTSNSMEFVELQREAFHSENRASQSVSDSYVGVWRSIRNLKFFKKDTLIDNMEVQSP